One Pan paniscus chromosome 16, NHGRI_mPanPan1-v2.0_pri, whole genome shotgun sequence DNA segment encodes these proteins:
- the LOC112437196 gene encoding guanine nucleotide-binding protein G(I)/G(S)/G(O) subunit gamma-10, whose protein sequence is MSSGASASTLQCLVEQLKLEAGVERINVSQAAAELQQYCMQNACKDALLVGVPAGSNPFWEPRSCALL, encoded by the coding sequence ATGTCCTCTGGGGCTAGCGCGAGCACCCTGCAGTGCCTGGTGGAGCAGCTCAAGTTGGAGGCTGGCGTGGAGAGGATCAATGTCTCTCAGGCAGCCGCAGAGCTTCAACAGTACTGTATGCAGAATGCCTGCAAGGATGCCCTGCTGGTGGGTGTTCCAGCTGGAAGTAACCCCTTCTGGGAGCCCAGATCCTGTGCTTTACTCTGA